The Candidatus Coatesbacteria bacterium sequence TACACTTGTCGTTACGAGGAGTACGGCCAGCAGGGCCGTTAGGGCTGCGGTTCACTTCATCTCGCCTCCTTGGTTGGGGCATTACGTTGGGGCATTACATTGTGAACGTTAAAATTAAACTAGCACAAAACGGCCGCCCCGGCAAGGACGCCCGTCATATCAAGCGGATTATTAGCTGTGCGCTACCGCGAGGCCGCTCAGGACTCCTGCAGGCCGTGGAGCAGATCGGCGAACTCGCGGTCGTTCTTCAGTCGGGGGACCTTGTTCTGGCCGCCGAGCTTGCCGCGGACCTTCATGAAGTCGAAGAAGCTTTCCGGGCGCAGAACGGTGATCCGGGGGGCGCCCAGGCTGGCGTCGCCGCGGCGGTGGGCGGCGTAGTCGTCGTTGAGCTCCAGCAGCTTGTCGTCGAGGGCCCGGGCGAAGCGCTCCAGGTCGTCGGGCTGTTCGACGAACTCGACCAGCCATTCGTGGTAGGGCAGCTCGCCGGTGCTGTCGGTGTAGACGGGGGCGGCGGTGAAGTCCTTGACCACGGCGCCGGTGACGCGGCAGGCGGCGTCGACGGCGGCCTCGGCCTCCTCGACGATCAGGTGCTCGCCGAAGGCGGAGAGGAAGTGTTTGGTGCGGCCGGTGACGATGATCCGGTGGGGATTGAGCGAGACGAAACGGACGGTGTCGCCGAGAAGGTAGGAGTAGAGGCCGCCGGGGCTGGTGATCAAGACGGCGTAGTTGACGCCGGTCTCGACCTCGGCCACGGTCAGCCGGGGCGGCTGCTCCTCTTCGATGCGCGCGGCGGGGATGAACTCGTAGAAGACACCGTAGTCGCACATCAGCAGCAGGCCGTCCTCGGGTCCGGCGTCCTGGATGGCGACGAAGGTCTCCGAGGCGGGGTAGACCTCCTCGAAGTCGACGTCGGGACCGACGACCTCCTCGAACAGGGGTCGGTAGGGCTTGACGTTGACGCCGCCGGTGATCATCAAGCGCAACTCGGGGAAGATCTCGGTCAGTTGGGCCTCGGGATCGCCGTACTCCTTGCGGACCTTCTCGAACAGAACCAGCATCCAGGAGGGGATGCCGGAGATCATCCGCACGTCGCGACCCTGGACCAGCTTGGCGATGCGGTCGATCTTCTCCTCCCAGTCGGTGATCTTGGCGATCTGATCACCGGGGAGGTAGTAGGGCTTGTAGAAAGGCGGGATGCGCTTGGAGAGGATGGCGGAGAGGTCACCGGAGTAGATACCGGTGGAGACCTTGGAGAGGCTGGTGGTGCCGCCGAGGAACAGCATCTGCCCCAGGAAGAGGCTCAGGTCGTCCCCACAGCGGTGGCAGTGGAAGAACAGGCTGTCGCGCCCGGCCTTGCGGTTGACCCGCCAGAGCTGGTTGGTGAAGGGGATGTACTTGTTGCCGCGCTCGGCGGTAGTCCCGCTGGTCAGGGAGAAGTAACGCACCTTGCCCGGCCAGAGCACCGAGCGTTCGCCCTTAAGCATCAGCTCGATGTAGGGCTCGTAGAACTCGTAGGAGGCGGGCGGCACCCGACGACGGTACTGCTGGAGGCTGATCAGGGGGTTGAGCCCGTGCTGGCGGCCGAAGTCCGTGGTGGTGGCCTGCAGCATCAGGTAGCGGAAGGCGAACTCCTGATACGGCCAGGGATCCCGGGCCATCTGTTCGACCCGGCGCATCCGCCGGTTGTAGACCCGGCGCAGGATGCGCAGCTTCCCGCGATCGTAGGCGTTGGGCATCCTTAGCTCGTCGGCTCGGCCGCCGGGGCTAGTCCAGGCGGCGTTGGAGGAAGTCCTCGAGAACTTCGGAGAACTTCTCCGGGTACTCGAGCATCGGCGCGTGACCGCACTTCTCGAAGATAACAAGCTCGCGGTCGGCAATATTGTCGCGGAACTCGTGGGCCACGTCGAGGGGGGTGATGGTGTCCTCGCGACCCCAGACCAGCAGCGTCGGCACGTCGATCTTCGCCAGGTGCTCGCCCATATGGGTGCGCTTGGCCGACTTGGCGACCTTGACCAGGCGGAACTTGTTGCGCCGGCTCTTGAGGAACTCGTCGACCTCGTCGACGATCCCGGGGCGGATACTGGACTCGTCGTAGAAGATCTCGGCCACCCGGTCGTAGATCCAGTCCCGGTTGGGGCTGGTGGGGATCCCCTGCTCGTAGCCGCGTTCGAAGAGCCCGGAGGAACCGGTCAACACCAACCCCCGGGTCAACTCGGGATAGAAGCAGGCCAGATAGAGGGCGATGTGACCGCCGAGGGAGTTGCCGACCATCACGGCGCCCTCGATATCGGCCCATTCCAGAAAGTCGGCGGTGTAGCGGCTCAGGCCCTCGACGGTGGGGTCCTTCCAACTGTTGTCGAAGATCGGCAGCTCGAGGGTGATCACGCGATAGTTCTCGCTCAGGTGCTCCAGGGTGTGATCCCAATTCTCCGGCTTGCCGAACATGCCGTGAAGCAGCAGGATCGTCAGGCCGGAACCGAGATCGATCCGGGGGTATTTGTCCGTGGTCAGGCTGAATTCCATTAAACACCCGGTTGTTGTAGGTTGGCGAGTGGATTGGTGTCGTGAGGTTTGGCGCTGCTCCGGGGCTTCGTCCGTCGCGCAGCGGTCAAGTGGGGCTGATTATAGCCGGAGCAGCGGGGGTGGTCAAGTTGCCGCGACGGGGCTTCACCCGCCGCGGAGGATAATGCCAAACAGCGAACGCCCCGTCGGCAACGGGGCGTTCGGCGGTTTCGTGAACAGCTTAGAGAAGCTCTTCGACGGTCTTGACCAGCCGCTTCTTGGGCTGGGCGCCGACGACCTGACGGACGACCTCGCCATCCTTGAAGAACAGCAGGGTGGGGATGCCGCGGATGCCGAACTTGCCGGCGGTCTTGGGATTCTCGTCGACGTTGAGTTTGACGACCTTCAGCCGGCCCTGGTACTCCTTGGCGAGCTCCTCGACGGCCGGGGCGATGGCCAAACAGGGGCCGCACCAGGTGGCCCAGAAGTCCACCAGCACGGGGATGTCGCTTTGCTCGACCTCTTCGGCGAAGCTGTCGTCGGTGCCGACGACTTCATACTCGGAAGACATTCAACCTCCTCGGGTTGGGTCAAGGACCACCTTCGATGTGAAGGGGTCTTTGTTTCCATCTTGGTATTCTACAGCAGCCTAGCACAGGGTTTAACGGCGGTCAAGGATCGGCGCTCAGGCGCCGGCGGCCTTCTCGGCGGCGACGAAGCGCTCCCGGGCGCCGCCGGCCAGGATCAGCTCGGCCACGGCGACGAGTTCGCGGTACTCGCCGTCGGTCAAGCCGTAGCGCCGGGCCTTGGCGAGATGGCCCTCGATGCAGGGCTGGCAACCGTTACCGTAAGCCACGGCCACGGCCAGCATCTCCTTGGTCTTGCGGTCCAGGGCGCCGTCCTTGGTCATCACCCGCTTGTAGAACTCGACGAAACCGGCGTCGATCTCGGGAAAATCGTTGAGCCTCATCCTTCGCTCCCACGGTTCGTTGTGACGGTTGGTTGTGACGCGGTATATATTAGCAAAATCTTAAGCGGATAGCATCCCCCTTATGGTATTGGCGGGACAGGACCGATTTTGCCGCAACCGAGGAGCCCGCCGTCTCGTCCGCCAGGGCCGGCTGATCGCCGTGCTAAAGCGAAACGCTCCCGGGCTGCTGCACCGATAACAACCCGCAAGAAATATGCCAACTACCGAATACAGCCGTCGAACAACAAAAAACCGGGACGCCGCGGCGCCCCGGTCCGGTGTCTCGACGCTCAGCAGCTCTGCTTGCCGCCGGTCTCGCCGTAATACATTATCACGCCGCCGGCGGCGATGACCTCGCAGACCGCGACCAGTTCGCGGTACTCCTCTTCGGTCATCCCGGCCTCGAAGGCCTTGGGCTTATGATACTTGATACAGCCCTGGCACTTGTTGCCGAAGGCGAAAGCCAGGGCGATCATCTCCTTGGTCTTGAGATCCAGGGCGCCGTCCTCGGCAAGATAGGCGTGGTGGAAGTCGACGAAGGCCTCGTCCATACCGTTGGTCTCATTGATAGCCATGGGGTTCCTTTCATCAAGCGCTTGGGGTGCGTTTTTGCTCCACCAATGATGGTAACACATCCTGTGCCTGTGTTCACGATAAGTGCCTGTGAATATAGCGTCGCGTCGGATCGACTTGCTTAATCGGCTTGCCGGAGCGGCGTGAGCGGACCCGCCGCCTGCCGCGTTGGCCAGCCAAGCAAACAGCCGACCGCTGATCGGGCGTCCGCTCAGCCCGCCGCCCCCGGTGCGGCGACATAGCCGGCCGCCCCGGCATAGGCGGCGCTCACGGCGTCGTTGACGAGAACCTTGGCCCGACCCGCCGCCTCGCCGACGGACAAACCCCCCGCCAGGCCGCAGGCGATCGCCGTCGCCAGCAGACAGCCCGTCCCGCGGACAGTATGCCGCGAACGCCCGCCGGGGAAAACCTCCCCGGCGCCCGCGGGTGTCGCCAGGCAATCGACGGGCGCGCCGGGCAGATGACCGCCCTTGAGCAGCACGGCGCAGCCCAGCTCGACGGCCAGCTCCCCGGCCGACTCGACGGCCTCGTCGGCGGTTGCATAGTCGCGGTCGAAGAAGGCCTGGACCTCCCGGCGGTTGAAAGTCACCAGACTCGCCCGGGGGAAGGCCCGACCGCGCAGCACCTCCAGCAGACCGGGAACCGCCAACCGCCCCCCCGCCGAGGCCCCCAGCACCGGATCGATCACCAAAACCGTTGCCCGGGGCAGCTCGGCCAGCAGCAACTCCAGCAGCTCCGGCAGGTAGACGACACCCAGCTTGACAGCACCGACGCCGCTCCAGTCCACCGCCCGCAGTTGACCACGCAAGGCGCCCGGGGGAACCGGAAAAACCTGATGCACCCCACCGGCGTCCTGGGGCGCCAGGACGGCGGCGATGGGCAGACAGGGAGTGCGCAGCGCCGCCGCGGCGCGGATGTCCGCCGCCAACCCCGCCCCGCCCGAGGTATCCAAACCGCCGACACAGACGACGGCGTTACTCACGTTGCTCATCCGAACTCCCATCGATGATGTCTGTTCGTATCGGTATCACCGAACCGGCGGCGGCGCCATGCCGGGCGAGACCTTTGCCCGACCCGTCAACACCCCGCCGCCGGAACCGCCGCCGGAACCGGCACGGTTTTTGCGGAGGCCGAGCGTTGCCGCCGGCCCAACGGTCGCCGAGATGCAAAAACCGTGCCGGTTCCGGCCCTCGGCCCTGGGGCGGCACCGACGAATGACCGGCAAAGGTCTCGCCCGGACGCCCTACAGCGTCAACTCGTGGCTGCGCCGCTCGACGGCGGCGGTAAGGCCTACGGCCAGCCAGGCGGTCAGCATGAAGCTGCCGCCGTAGCTGACGAAGGGCAAAGGCAGCCCGGCCACCGGGAACAGCCCCAGGCACATGCCGATGTTGAAAAAAGCGTGAAAGGCCAGCAACACGGCGACGCCGTAGCAGATCAGCGAGCCGAAGCCTTCGGGAGCGCGACCGGCGGCGCGCAGGATACGCCATAACAGCAGAACGTAGAAGGTGACGAGGAGGAAGCTGCCGACGAAACCCCACTCCTCGGCCCAGACGCTGAAGGCGAAGTCGGTGTGCCGTTCGGGCAGGAAGGCCAACTGCCCCTGGCTGCCCTGCAGGAAGCCCTTGCCCCAGAAGCCGCCGGAGCCGATGGCGATGCGGCTCTGAATGCTGTTGTAACCGGCGCCGTGGGGATCGACGGTGGGGTCGAGGAACATCAGCACCCGGCGCTGCTGGTAACCCTTGAGCAGGTTCCAGCCCAGGGGCAGCAGCAGACCGCCCAGGGCGCCGGCGACGATCAAGCCGGCGAAGTAGCGGCCCGCCCGTTTCCGGAAAACCACCCAGAGGCCGATCATGAGGGCGGCGCCCAGCCACCACCAGGGCCGGCAGACAAACCCCAGGGGCGAGGCGGCGAAATCGGCGCCCACCAAAGCGACGATCCAAGCCGGCGCCGTGGTCAGCGCCGTCAACGACCAGCCGAGGGGCAGGAGCAGGGCGGCGATCTTCCAGCCGGCGTTACCACTCCAATAGCCGATCCCCAGGGCCAGGGGTACGAAAACGAAGGCCGTGGCCAGGTCGGGCTGCACGGCGATCAGTCCCAGGGGAATCAGCGCCGCGGCGACGATCGCGGCGTAATCCCGGCGTCTCGGCCCCTCCTCGCCGCGCCGACTGAGCAGCCAGGCGGCCAGCAGGATGTAGGCCAACTTGGCCGGTTCGGCGGGTTGGAGGCTGAGCGGCCCCAGGCTGAGCCAGCGCCGGGTCTCGGCGCCGCCGGGCAGCGCCAGCACCAGCCCCAGCAGCAGCAGCGTCGCGACATAGGGCCAGGGGGCGTAGGGCTGCAGTCGACGATAGTCCAGCCGGGAGAGCAGCAGGGCTCCGCCGAGGCCGACAGCGGTCCAGCCCAGCTGGAGCAGCCAGCGCGGGACGTCGCCGGCGTAACCCCCGACGCTGGCGTTGACAAGGACACCGCAGATCGACAACACCGCCGCCGAGCCGAGGAGGAGCCAGTCGGGCCGGGTCCGTCGTGGCTGGGGGCCGGGCACGGTTACCTCCTCGGTCCGCAAGCCGTCAGCCGGACCGCCAGCGGGTCCAGGCAACCGACGGGCTCGTCGTCGGGCAAGCCGTTATCAAAACAATAGGCCAGCAGCCGCTTGGCGTACTTGATGTAGCTCTCACCGAAGCCGCCGTTCTCGATCATGATCACCACGGCCAACCGCGGCTCGTCGGCCGGGGCGAAGCCGCAGAACCAGGCGTGGGGTTCACCGTGGGGATTCTCGGAGGTGCCGGTCTTGCCGCACAGCTCGACCGGATTTGGTCCGAAGCGGCGCAAGACGTTCTTCAGCCCCGTAATCAGTGTTTCACGGACCCAGTCCGGCAGCTCGAGCTCGCGACGGACGACGGGTTCCAGTCGGCGGCGCGGACGGCCGTCGGGACCGATGATGCGGCTCACCAGGCGCGGCTCCAGCAGCCGCCCGCCGTTGGCGATCGCGGCGTACATCGTCAGCAACTCCAGGGGGGAGACCAGAACGTCTCCCTGGCCGATGGCGTTGTTGCAGATCTGCCCCCGGGGCCAACGCTCGCCCCAGCGCTCCTCGAGGCGCTCCAGGGAGGGCAGTTGACCGGCCCGCTCGTGGGGCAGATCGATCCCCGTGGGCTCGTTCAAACCATAGCGGACGCCGTACTCCCGGATACCCTCGATGCCCAGGCGCAGACCGAGCTGGTAGAAGTAGACGTTGCAGCTCCAGCCGATGGCCTCGGTCAGGGTCAGCGAGCCGTGGCCGATGTGACCCCAGCAGTGGAAGGCGGTGTCGCCGAGACGGAAGACCCCGCCGCAGGGCTGGTCCATCCGACCATCGGGAGTCACCGCCCCCGTCAGCAGGCCAGCGGTGGCGTCGACGAGCTTGAAGGTCGAACCCGGCGGGTAGGTCGATTGGTAGGCGCGCGCCAACAGGGGCTTGTCCGGGTCCGCGTTCAGCGTCCGCCAGTATTCGGGGTCGCCGCCGACGCCGACCCGGTTGGGATCGTAGGTCGGCCGCGTCGCCAGGGCCAGCAGCTCTCCGGTCTGCACGTCCATGACGATGATCGAGCCGCGCAGCCCCGGCTCGGGCTGGATCCACTCCCTGTCCGCCGGCCAGTCGTAGGGTTTGCGATAACTGGTTTCGGCGAGGATCGCCTCGGCCATCCTCTGCAAACCCAAATCGACGGCCAGGATCAAACCGTCGCCCGGCAGCGGCTCCGATCTGCGCTGGGTGGCGATCCGGCGCTCGTGGGCGTCGACTTCGACGACCTCCTCACCGGGGATTCCGCGCAGCGCCTCCTCGTAGTAGGCCTCCAGACCCTTGCGGCCGATCAACTCCCCCAAACGGTAGCCCCGCTCCAACTCCTCGGGACGGACCTCGTCCAGATAGCCCAGGACGTGGGCCAGGCATTCACCGTTGGGATAGGACCGCCGGGGGCGGCTGGTGATAACCAGGCCCGGATCCTCGGCCTCGGCCACCCTGGTCAGCAGGGCGGCGTCGGCGTTCTCCACCAGCCGCGCTGGCTCGTAGGGATAGCTGCGGCCTTCGCTGAAGCGTTCCAGCAACTCGGTCGCCTCCAACCCCAACAGCTCGCAGAGCTCCTCCAACCGTTCGCCCGCCGGTATCTGGGTCGGCGGGGCCAGCAGACCGACGGCGTAGGCCGGCTCGTCGAGGGCCAGGGGTGTCCCCCGGCGATCGTAGATCCCGCCCCGCGGCGCCGGCAGGGGGATCCGACGCAGGCGGTTCTCCTCGCTGGCCCGGGCCAGCTCCAGGGCGTGGGTCACCTGGAGCTCACCGACCTTGATCAGCAAACCCAGGGCCGCCAGGGCGACCAGCAACTGATTGAGCAAGCGCCTGATTTTTCGTCGCGATAAGCGGGGCATCTCCACCTCATGCGATCACCGCTTTAGTATACCAAAGCCAACGGCTGAAGGCGCGCCGTCACCCCGACCGCGGTTGACAAGCAATCACGGCCTTGGCATACTCACGTTTGCAAATTGCGTCTATAGCAATGGCGGCGAAGCGGCCGATACCAGTCGGACCGGGAGAGCACAGACAGCATGAGTAAATCCAGAAAAGCCGATCCCCTGGGACAACCCGTTTGTCCCAACTGCGGTACGCCCCTCGAGAAGGGCGCCAACTTCTGCATCATGTGCGGCACTCCGCGACCCGAGGAAGAGGCCACCTGTCCGTCCTGCGGTAAGCCCATCAAGGACTCGGACATTTTCTGCGGCAACTGCGGGATGCGCCTGCGCGGCGAGGTCGCCAAGGTCGAGGCCCGGATGGACCCGGAAGAAGAGGCCAAGCTACAGGGCCAATCGACGGATTCGCCGATCACCCTTTCCGAGCTGCTCGCCGTCCCGCCCAAGCTTCCCGCCGACGGCATCATCGTCCGCAAGGCCGGTACCGGCACCAAGTACGGACCCGGGACCCTCGAACGGATCCAGAGCCTGCTCAAGAAGGGCCTGATCGAAGGCGAAGACGCCGTCGGCACCGGTGACGGCCGCTGGTGGTTG is a genomic window containing:
- a CDS encoding alpha/beta fold hydrolase yields the protein MEFSLTTDKYPRIDLGSGLTILLLHGMFGKPENWDHTLEHLSENYRVITLELPIFDNSWKDPTVEGLSRYTADFLEWADIEGAVMVGNSLGGHIALYLACFYPELTRGLVLTGSSGLFERGYEQGIPTSPNRDWIYDRVAEIFYDESSIRPGIVDEVDEFLKSRRNKFRLVKVAKSAKRTHMGEHLAKIDVPTLLVWGREDTITPLDVAHEFRDNIADRELVIFEKCGHAPMLEYPEKFSEVLEDFLQRRLD
- the trxA gene encoding thioredoxin codes for the protein MSSEYEVVGTDDSFAEEVEQSDIPVLVDFWATWCGPCLAIAPAVEELAKEYQGRLKVVKLNVDENPKTAGKFGIRGIPTLLFFKDGEVVRQVVGAQPKKRLVKTVEELL
- a CDS encoding carboxymuconolactone decarboxylase family protein, producing the protein MRLNDFPEIDAGFVEFYKRVMTKDGALDRKTKEMLAVAVAYGNGCQPCIEGHLAKARRYGLTDGEYRELVAVAELILAGGARERFVAAEKAAGA
- a CDS encoding carboxymuconolactone decarboxylase family protein; amino-acid sequence: MCYHHWWSKNAPQALDERNPMAINETNGMDEAFVDFHHAYLAEDGALDLKTKEMIALAFAFGNKCQGCIKYHKPKAFEAGMTEEEYRELVAVCEVIAAGGVIMYYGETGGKQSC
- a CDS encoding bifunctional hydroxymethylpyrimidine kinase/phosphomethylpyrimidine kinase; the protein is MGVRMSNVSNAVVCVGGLDTSGGAGLAADIRAAAALRTPCLPIAAVLAPQDAGGVHQVFPVPPGALRGQLRAVDWSGVGAVKLGVVYLPELLELLLAELPRATVLVIDPVLGASAGGRLAVPGLLEVLRGRAFPRASLVTFNRREVQAFFDRDYATADEAVESAGELAVELGCAVLLKGGHLPGAPVDCLATPAGAGEVFPGGRSRHTVRGTGCLLATAIACGLAGGLSVGEAAGRAKVLVNDAVSAAYAGAAGYVAAPGAAG
- the rodA gene encoding rod shape-determining protein RodA, with the protein product MPGPAGGPADGLRTEEVTVPGPQPRRTRPDWLLLGSAAVLSICGVLVNASVGGYAGDVPRWLLQLGWTAVGLGGALLLSRLDYRRLQPYAPWPYVATLLLLGLVLALPGGAETRRWLSLGPLSLQPAEPAKLAYILLAAWLLSRRGEEGPRRRDYAAIVAAALIPLGLIAVQPDLATAFVFVPLALGIGYWSGNAGWKIAALLLPLGWSLTALTTAPAWIVALVGADFAASPLGFVCRPWWWLGAALMIGLWVVFRKRAGRYFAGLIVAGALGGLLLPLGWNLLKGYQQRRVLMFLDPTVDPHGAGYNSIQSRIAIGSGGFWGKGFLQGSQGQLAFLPERHTDFAFSVWAEEWGFVGSFLLVTFYVLLLWRILRAAGRAPEGFGSLICYGVAVLLAFHAFFNIGMCLGLFPVAGLPLPFVSYGGSFMLTAWLAVGLTAAVERRSHELTL
- the mrdA gene encoding penicillin-binding protein 2, whose amino-acid sequence is MPRLSRRKIRRLLNQLLVALAALGLLIKVGELQVTHALELARASEENRLRRIPLPAPRGGIYDRRGTPLALDEPAYAVGLLAPPTQIPAGERLEELCELLGLEATELLERFSEGRSYPYEPARLVENADAALLTRVAEAEDPGLVITSRPRRSYPNGECLAHVLGYLDEVRPEELERGYRLGELIGRKGLEAYYEEALRGIPGEEVVEVDAHERRIATQRRSEPLPGDGLILAVDLGLQRMAEAILAETSYRKPYDWPADREWIQPEPGLRGSIIVMDVQTGELLALATRPTYDPNRVGVGGDPEYWRTLNADPDKPLLARAYQSTYPPGSTFKLVDATAGLLTGAVTPDGRMDQPCGGVFRLGDTAFHCWGHIGHGSLTLTEAIGWSCNVYFYQLGLRLGIEGIREYGVRYGLNEPTGIDLPHERAGQLPSLERLEERWGERWPRGQICNNAIGQGDVLVSPLELLTMYAAIANGGRLLEPRLVSRIIGPDGRPRRRLEPVVRRELELPDWVRETLITGLKNVLRRFGPNPVELCGKTGTSENPHGEPHAWFCGFAPADEPRLAVVIMIENGGFGESYIKYAKRLLAYCFDNGLPDDEPVGCLDPLAVRLTACGPRR
- a CDS encoding zinc-ribbon domain-containing protein, with amino-acid sequence MSKSRKADPLGQPVCPNCGTPLEKGANFCIMCGTPRPEEEATCPSCGKPIKDSDIFCGNCGMRLRGEVAKVEARMDPEEEAKLQGQSTDSPITLSELLAVPPKLPADGIIVRKAGTGTKYGPGTLERIQSLLKKGLIEGEDAVGTGDGRWWLIKDHPQLCELIGVHQEEPAEVKIELAAPRIEPETKRSTTEVSEEEAEELPPRPGLIPADNIYIYLIDSKKEMGPMSYATLVKYIRNGTLAKHDYIYSTKNRWTSFRDLLKEAEDED